In one window of Solanum pennellii chromosome 2, SPENNV200 DNA:
- the LOC107011046 gene encoding cystathionine gamma-synthase 1, chloroplastic yields the protein MAVSSYARAFPSFECRSEPDFSGSLPHPKAGVRFSGKYNSGSNRSQVYGLSSLIYRFPPNFVRQLSIKARRNCSNIGVAQVVAASWSNNQAGPEFTPAANAVDSSASAAVTSIGITAGDEEVAVVENADRSDQNVQIKGSTGVKYASFLNSDGSVAIHAGERLGRGIVTDAITTPVVNTSAYFFNKTSDLIDFKEKRRASFEYGRYGNPTTVVLEEKISALEGAESTLIVASGMCASTVMFLALVPAGGHIVTTTDCYRKTRVFIETILPKMGITATVIDPADMGALELALNQKKVDLFFTESPTNPFLRCVDIELVSKLCREKGALVCIDGTFATPLNQKALALGADLVVHSATKFLGGHNDVLAGCISGPEKLVSVIRNLHHILGGALNPNAAYLIIRGMKTLHLRVQQQNSTALRMAEILEAHPKVKHVYYPGLPSHPEYHLAKKQMTGFGGVVSFEVDGDLLTTAKFVDALRIPYIAPSFGGCESIVDQPAIMSYWDLSQSDRAKYGILDNLVRFSFGVEDFEDVKADVLQALDSI from the exons atGGCCGTCTCTAGTTACGCTAGGGCATTTCCGTCATTCGAATGTCGTTCGGAGCCTGATTTCTCCGGCAGCCTTCCACATCCTAAAGCCGGCGTTCGGTTCTCCGGCAAGTATAACTCCGGGAGTAACCGATCTCAGGTTTATGGGCTGTCTTCTCTGATTTATAGGTTTCCGCCTAATTTCGTGAGGCAGCTAAGCATTAAGGCTAGGAGGAATTGCAGCAACATCGGCGTGGCTCAAGTTGTGGCGGCTTCCTGGTCTAACAACCAAGCCGGTCCTGAGTTCACTCCGGCGGCTAATGCTGTCGATTCATCCGCTTCCGCTGCTGTTACTTCGATTGGTATCACCGCAGGTGACGAGGAGGTGGCGGTTGTGGAGAATGCGGATCGTAGTGATCAAAATGTACAGATTAAGGGTTCGACAGGTGTTAAATATGCTTCATTTTTGAATTCAGATGGAAGCGTTGCTATTCATGCCG GTGAAAGGTTGGGACGCGGTATTGTTACTGATGCTATAACTACCCCAGTGGTTAACACATCTGCTTACTTCTTCAACAAAACTTCTGACCTTATTGATTTTAAG GAGAAAAGACGTGCAAGTTTTGAATATGGCCGCTATGGGAACCCCACTACTGTTGTTTTGGAGGAGAAAATTAG TGCACTTGAGGGTGCTGAATCAACCTTGATAGTGGCATCTGGAATGTGTGCTAGTACTGTAATGTTCCTGGCCTTGGTTCCTGCTGGTGGGCATATTGTTACTACTACAGACTGCTACAGGAAGACACGTGTTTTTATTGAGACAATACTACCTAAAATGGGAATTACG GCCACAGTTATTGATCCAGCAGATATGGGAGCTTTGGAGTTAGCATTAAATCAGAAGAAA GTGGATCTTTTCTTTACCGAGTCTCCAACAAATCCATTCCTGAGATGTGTTGACATTGAGCTGGTTTCAAAGCTTTGCCGTGAAAAAGGAGCCTTGGTTTGCATAGATGGAACATTTGCAACTCCTCTTAACCAGAAGGCCCTTGCTCTGGGGGCTGACCTTGTTGTGCATTCCGCTACAAAATTCCTTGGTGGGCACAATGAT GTTCTTGCAGGTTGTATTAGTGGTCCTGAAAAGTTAGTTTCAGTAATCCGAAACTTGCATCATATCCTGGGTGGTGCTCTCAATCCT AATGCTGCATATCTTATCATCCGAGGCATGAAGACGCTGCATCTTCGTGTACAGCAACAAAATTCTACTGCATTGAGGATGGCCGAAATTTTAGAGGCTCATCCCAAG GTGAAACACGTCTATTATCCAGGCTTACCAAGTCATCCGGAATATCATCTTGCAAAGAAACAAATGACTGGCTTTGGAGGTGTGGTCAGTTTTGAG GTTGATGGTGACCTCCTAACTACTGCAAAATTTGTGGATGCTCTGAGGATTCCTTATATTGCTCCATCGTTTGGAGGTTGTGAGAGCATTGTGGACCAACCAGCAATAATGTCTTATTG GGATCTTAGCCAGTCTGATAGAGCAAAGTACGGGATCTTGGATAACTTGGTCCGATTTAGCTTTGGAGTGGAAGATTTTGAAGATGTGAAAGCTGATGTTCTTCAGGCTTTGGATTCCATTTAG